In Candidatus Defluviilinea proxima, a single genomic region encodes these proteins:
- a CDS encoding transketolase encodes MPKKKGSVVAFPLEREEIIKDYRLAYQSRQASLIGRREVLSGKAKFGIFGDGKELANIAIARAFRKGDWRSGYYRDQTWMFMLGVMSIQEFFAQLYAHADLNHESNMGGRSMTSHFASRYINPDGSWKNQTQMYNSAADISPTAGQMPRAVGLAYASVLYRGFQSNNQFSKNGDEVTFTSIGNASTAEGLFWESVNAIGVLKAPAVITIYDDGYGISVPNQFQMVKENIGSILKGFERDSNLPPEEAERGYNLYSVRAWDYPALVETYLSAAEIAREYHIPSLIHVTEVTQPQGHSTSGSHERYKSPERMQFEEEFDCVRKMREWMITNRVISDLELVAIEKADYKSVEGIRKLAWDAYLAPIMDERNEVMDMLDEIAGSSNHAADLEKIRERLANLPSVGRRDVHGAVHEALRVLRLEANPSKQILVQWKNEEDEINEERYGSHLYSGRGVAIKEVKPVYSAKSPTVMGFEVMNAVFDAMLARDLRVVAFGEDVGFLGDVNQGFKGMQEKYGALRVMDTGIREATILGQAIGLAMRGLRPICEIQYLDYVLYVLQGMSDDLANLHWRTAGGQAAPVIVRTRGHRLEGVWHAGSPMAGIINLARGMNVLVPRDMTRAAGFYNTLLKCDEPALVVEVLNGYRIKEKLPDNVSEFTVPLGVPEIIRKGSDITVVTYGACCRIAMDAAEKLSREGIDIEVVDVQSLLPFDIHGRIVESLKKTNRILFLDEDVPGGASAYMMQEVLEKQGGYFHLDSEPRTLTSKAHRPAYGSDGDYWSKPNSETVFDMVYEMMHEVDPNRFPSFK; translated from the coding sequence ATGCCCAAAAAGAAGGGTAGTGTTGTTGCATTTCCGTTAGAGAGAGAAGAGATCATCAAGGATTATCGTCTTGCGTATCAAAGCAGGCAGGCGAGCCTTATCGGCAGGCGGGAGGTACTGAGTGGGAAAGCAAAGTTCGGAATTTTCGGCGATGGCAAGGAACTTGCCAATATAGCGATCGCGCGCGCCTTTCGCAAAGGCGATTGGCGCTCAGGGTATTACCGCGACCAGACCTGGATGTTCATGTTAGGGGTGATGAGCATTCAGGAATTTTTTGCGCAACTCTACGCACACGCCGACCTCAACCACGAATCCAATATGGGCGGGCGTTCGATGACTTCGCATTTCGCGAGTCGCTATATCAATCCGGATGGCTCGTGGAAGAATCAAACCCAAATGTATAACAGCGCGGCGGATATTTCTCCCACCGCTGGGCAAATGCCGCGCGCGGTAGGGCTTGCGTATGCATCCGTGTTGTATCGTGGGTTTCAAAGTAACAATCAATTTTCAAAGAATGGGGATGAAGTTACATTCACAAGCATTGGCAATGCATCCACGGCCGAAGGTCTGTTCTGGGAATCAGTCAATGCCATTGGTGTGTTGAAAGCGCCTGCTGTTATCACCATCTATGACGATGGCTATGGCATCTCTGTCCCCAATCAATTTCAAATGGTCAAAGAAAACATCGGCTCGATCCTCAAAGGCTTCGAGCGCGATTCTAACCTCCCGCCAGAAGAAGCTGAACGTGGATACAACCTCTACAGCGTGCGCGCCTGGGATTATCCCGCACTGGTCGAAACTTATCTCTCCGCCGCTGAGATCGCGCGCGAATATCACATCCCATCGTTGATCCATGTTACCGAAGTCACTCAACCTCAAGGACATTCCACATCTGGTAGTCACGAACGATACAAGAGTCCCGAGCGGATGCAATTCGAGGAAGAGTTTGATTGCGTCCGCAAGATGCGTGAGTGGATGATAACGAACCGCGTCATTTCGGACCTGGAACTGGTCGCCATCGAAAAAGCGGACTACAAATCTGTAGAAGGGATCCGCAAACTGGCATGGGATGCGTATCTTGCTCCCATCATGGATGAACGCAACGAAGTGATGGACATGCTCGATGAGATCGCAGGTAGTTCGAATCATGCCGCAGACTTGGAAAAGATTCGGGAACGGCTGGCAAACCTCCCGTCGGTGGGGAGGCGTGATGTCCATGGCGCAGTGCATGAAGCGTTGAGAGTTCTGCGTCTCGAAGCGAATCCATCCAAGCAGATTTTAGTCCAATGGAAAAATGAAGAGGACGAGATCAACGAGGAGCGGTATGGTTCGCATTTGTATAGCGGTAGGGGCGTTGCGATCAAGGAAGTGAAACCTGTGTATTCAGCGAAATCGCCGACGGTGATGGGCTTTGAGGTGATGAACGCTGTGTTCGATGCGATGCTGGCACGTGATCTGCGTGTGGTGGCGTTCGGGGAAGATGTGGGATTTCTTGGGGATGTGAATCAGGGTTTCAAAGGAATGCAGGAAAAGTATGGCGCGTTGCGTGTGATGGACACAGGCATTCGCGAAGCGACGATCTTAGGGCAGGCAATTGGCCTGGCGATGCGTGGGTTGCGGCCTATTTGTGAGATTCAATATCTTGATTATGTATTGTATGTATTGCAGGGTATGAGCGATGACCTTGCGAATTTACATTGGCGTACTGCAGGCGGTCAGGCTGCCCCTGTTATTGTGCGGACGCGAGGTCATCGTTTGGAGGGCGTTTGGCACGCAGGCTCGCCGATGGCAGGGATTATTAATCTTGCGCGCGGCATGAATGTGCTGGTGCCTCGTGATATGACTCGTGCGGCAGGTTTCTATAATACGTTGTTAAAATGTGATGAGCCAGCACTTGTTGTAGAAGTGTTGAATGGCTATCGCATTAAAGAGAAGTTGCCTGATAATGTCAGCGAGTTCACTGTCCCGCTCGGTGTGCCTGAGATAATACGTAAAGGCAGTGATATTACAGTGGTCACTTATGGTGCCTGTTGTCGTATCGCGATGGATGCGGCAGAAAAACTTTCTCGAGAGGGTATTGATATTGAGGTTGTGGATGTGCAATCCCTGTTGCCGTTCGATATTCACGGACGAATTGTCGAGTCGCTGAAGAAAACGAACCGCATCTTGTTTTTGGATGAAGACGTGCCGGGCGGTGCGTCCGCGTATATGATGCAGGAAGTGCTTGAGAAACAGGGCGGATATTTTCATCTTGACTCGGAACCGAGAACGTTAACTAGCAAAGCACATCGTCCTGCATATGGGAGTGATGGCGATTACTGGTCAAAGCCAAATAGCGAAACAGTGTTTGATATGGTGTATGAGATGATGCATGAGGTTGACCCGAATAGATTCCCCTCGTTCAAGTGA
- a CDS encoding 2-oxo acid dehydrogenase subunit E2 encodes MATKVLVPLLGEGVEEVTVIKWLKKEGDSVNELEPLLEVNTDKVDTEIPSPASGTVLKILAEEGLPAKVGAILAFIGKPGESIEVSSSQVSSVTSNVENPVLKENVIRDTSHATHELGFISPVVAKIAAEHGVDLQQVQGTGLNGRITKNDVLNYVENERPTMDHKPQTGVNRPSPVVATPIGDDRLIKHTTIRKQIAEHMVMSKQTSPHVLTVMEADMSRVIKHRSANKDIFARDGVNLTYTAYFMVAIVAGLKAYPRVNSSWSDDGILVHKEVNIGMATSLGEDGLIVPVIKSADNLSLLAMARSVNDLAYRARSKKLQPDDVKGGTFTLTNHGISGSLFAFPVINQPQCGILGVGAMQKRVIVTEDDAIAVRPMVYLSFVFDHRILDGASADWFLAKVKETLEKWS; translated from the coding sequence ATGGCGACAAAAGTTTTAGTTCCATTACTCGGCGAAGGGGTTGAAGAAGTTACTGTTATCAAATGGTTGAAGAAAGAAGGCGATTCGGTCAATGAATTGGAACCTTTGCTTGAAGTAAACACTGACAAAGTGGATACTGAAATCCCATCACCTGCTTCGGGGACAGTGTTGAAGATTTTGGCAGAGGAGGGACTCCCTGCGAAAGTGGGGGCAATACTTGCTTTTATTGGGAAGCCTGGGGAGAGTATAGAAGTTTCAAGTTCTCAGGTATCAAGTGTCACATCGAACGTGGAAAATCCTGTTCTCAAAGAAAACGTGATACGCGATACATCGCACGCGACACACGAGTTAGGTTTTATTTCGCCTGTTGTTGCAAAAATCGCCGCGGAACATGGAGTCGATTTACAACAAGTACAAGGCACGGGGTTGAACGGACGGATTACTAAAAATGATGTGCTGAATTATGTTGAAAACGAAAGACCGACGATGGACCATAAACCACAGACCGGGGTCAATCGCCCTTCGCCGGTGGTCGCAACTCCTATTGGAGATGATCGATTAATAAAACATACAACCATCCGCAAACAAATTGCCGAGCACATGGTCATGTCCAAGCAGACATCGCCTCACGTGCTGACTGTCATGGAAGCGGATATGAGTCGGGTTATCAAGCACCGCTCTGCGAACAAGGATATCTTTGCGCGAGATGGTGTCAATCTCACTTACACAGCGTATTTTATGGTCGCCATTGTCGCGGGATTGAAGGCATATCCACGTGTCAATTCTTCATGGTCAGATGATGGCATTCTTGTCCATAAAGAAGTGAATATTGGGATGGCAACTTCGCTTGGTGAAGATGGTTTGATCGTCCCCGTAATTAAAAGCGCGGACAATTTGTCTCTGTTGGCGATGGCTCGTTCTGTGAACGATCTGGCGTATCGGGCGCGTTCGAAAAAACTCCAGCCTGACGATGTAAAAGGCGGGACGTTCACATTGACCAATCACGGTATTAGCGGGTCGCTGTTCGCCTTCCCTGTGATCAACCAGCCGCAATGTGGAATCCTTGGTGTGGGCGCAATGCAGAAGCGTGTGATCGTGACTGAAGATGATGCGATCGCTGTCCGCCCGATGGTGTATCTCTCGTTTGTGTTCGATCATCGTATTCTCGATGGCGCGTCCGCGGATTGGTTTTTGGCGAAGGTGAAAGAGACGCTTGAAAAGTGGAGTTAG
- a CDS encoding class I SAM-dependent methyltransferase, which translates to MTNFDERAKDWDSDPDKVKRARAVADAIRSTVPLSKNMKALEYGCGTGLVSFALQENLGQITLADTSQGMLDVLSEKIVSAGVKNMHPVRLDLVSDPLPAEKYHITYSLLALHHIRDAKGILSKFCDVLESNGYLIVADLDKEDGTFHTDGTTDVHLGFARNELQEWVEAAGFGNVQFSTVYEIKKEVKGKEKAFPVFLMVAQKI; encoded by the coding sequence ATGACAAATTTCGATGAACGCGCAAAAGATTGGGACTCTGACCCAGATAAAGTGAAACGCGCTCGTGCAGTGGCCGATGCCATTCGCAGTACCGTTCCATTATCTAAAAACATGAAAGCGCTTGAGTATGGATGTGGAACAGGCTTGGTCAGTTTCGCTCTTCAAGAGAATTTAGGTCAGATCACCCTCGCGGATACTTCACAAGGAATGCTGGATGTTCTCAGTGAAAAGATCGTCAGTGCAGGCGTGAAAAACATGCATCCCGTCCGACTTGATCTTGTGTCAGACCCTTTGCCTGCGGAGAAATATCACATCACCTATTCATTGTTAGCTTTGCATCACATTCGGGATGCAAAAGGAATTTTGAGTAAGTTCTGTGATGTGCTTGAGTCGAATGGATATTTGATCGTTGCGGACTTGGATAAAGAAGATGGCACATTCCATACAGATGGGACGACCGATGTGCATCTGGGCTTTGCGCGAAACGAGTTACAGGAGTGGGTTGAAGCCGCTGGGTTTGGAAATGTCCAGTTTTCGACAGTGTATGAGATCAAGAAAGAAGTGAAAGGTAAGGAAAAAGCATTTCCTGTATTCCTGATGGTGGCGCAGAAGATATAA
- the lpdA gene encoding dihydrolipoyl dehydrogenase: MAENFDVVVIGAGPGGYVAAIRAAQLKQKVAIIDKQWMGGVCLNIGCIPSKSLLRNAEIAHTLRERGKEYGFSFENLKLDYGVAFKRSRQNSDRLVKGIGFLMKKNNIAVFMGEAKFKAKDTLTVTDKDGKATELKAKNIIVATGASAAQLPGVAVDGKKIVTYVEAIMQDTLPSSVVIVGGGAIGTEFATIWHSYGVDVTIVELLPRILPREDEEVSKELTKELTKRGIKIKTGVKFESIAVSGDKVKVKLPSETLEVDQVLVATAFTPNSKGLGLETVGVKVSERGMIEINEKMQTNVPGIWAIGDVTGKLMLAHVGSAMGIICAENIAGVETTTLDYEMMPRATYCHPQVASFGLTEAQAKERGYNIKIGRFPFQPNGKALGIGDYAGFVKLVVDEKYGEILGAHMIGPEVTELLPELTLAHMMELTPHEIARNVHAHPTLSEVLMEAAHSAEGMPIHM; encoded by the coding sequence ATGGCAGAAAATTTTGATGTCGTTGTGATCGGTGCGGGACCTGGCGGGTATGTGGCCGCGATCCGTGCCGCGCAACTCAAGCAGAAAGTCGCGATCATCGATAAGCAATGGATGGGTGGTGTGTGTCTGAACATCGGATGCATCCCCTCGAAGTCGCTTCTTCGCAATGCGGAGATCGCGCACACACTTCGCGAACGCGGCAAGGAATATGGCTTTTCGTTCGAGAACTTGAAATTGGATTATGGCGTTGCGTTCAAACGCTCGCGCCAAAATTCGGATCGCCTTGTGAAGGGCATCGGCTTCCTGATGAAGAAGAACAACATTGCCGTCTTCATGGGCGAGGCGAAGTTCAAGGCAAAGGATACGCTTACTGTTACGGATAAGGATGGTAAAGCGACTGAGCTCAAAGCGAAGAATATTATCGTCGCTACGGGCGCAAGCGCGGCTCAACTTCCGGGTGTGGCTGTTGACGGCAAAAAGATCGTTACCTACGTGGAAGCGATCATGCAAGATACACTCCCGTCTTCGGTTGTGATCGTGGGTGGTGGCGCGATCGGAACGGAGTTTGCAACCATCTGGCATTCCTATGGCGTGGATGTGACCATTGTTGAATTGCTTCCTCGTATTCTGCCGCGTGAAGATGAAGAGGTCAGCAAGGAATTGACCAAGGAATTGACCAAGCGCGGAATCAAGATCAAGACCGGTGTGAAGTTCGAGAGTATCGCTGTTTCCGGCGATAAGGTCAAAGTGAAATTGCCGAGCGAGACTTTGGAAGTAGATCAGGTATTGGTGGCAACCGCCTTTACACCGAACAGTAAAGGACTTGGTCTCGAAACCGTAGGTGTGAAGGTCAGTGAGCGCGGCATGATCGAGATCAATGAGAAAATGCAGACCAATGTGCCGGGCATTTGGGCGATTGGCGATGTGACCGGTAAGTTGATGTTGGCGCATGTCGGTTCGGCGATGGGAATCATTTGTGCTGAAAACATCGCAGGTGTGGAAACCACCACATTGGATTACGAAATGATGCCGCGCGCTACATATTGTCATCCGCAGGTGGCTTCATTCGGGTTGACCGAGGCACAAGCGAAAGAGCGCGGATATAACATCAAGATCGGGCGTTTCCCCTTCCAGCCGAACGGAAAAGCGCTTGGCATCGGTGATTATGCCGGGTTTGTGAAACTGGTTGTGGATGAAAAATATGGCGAGATCTTGGGTGCTCACATGATCGGCCCTGAAGTGACCGAGCTACTGCCCGAACTCACGCTCGCGCACATGATGGAATTGACTCCGCATGAGATCGCACGCAACGTCCATGCCCACCCGACCCTTTCCGAGGTGCTGATGGAAGCGGCGCACAGTGCAGAAGGTATGCCAATTCACATGTAA
- a CDS encoding S8/S53 family peptidase — protein MQKISRITVFFVLTIIMISCGGPITEKPPTTELPNTKITRHPEPVDYSDLSIYTEHPVYDPNSTDPWQVDLRSSDLTKLDLSYSQEALSYATFDSKTKWPTAGKMPAGFNWQEIMELGKDPGLGIRSLHDAGITGKDVGIAIIDQTLLVDHIEYKDNIRVYEECDDITGGWLEVQMHGPAVASIAVGKTTGVAPDADLYYIATGDCGGSTGIEDLDFSCRAKAIQRIVEINKNLPANKKIRVLSMSIGWVPESKGYNEIKAALNEAKKEGIFVISSSLDLTYGLHFQGLGRTPLNDPNQPKSYSPGLWWEKDFFDGMRLNFQSGGTLRQTLLVPMDSRTTASPTGVNDYAFYRQGGWSWSIPYLAGIYALTAQVKPDITPEEFWETALNTGETIQIQHADKEYEFGVILNPQALIDALKSK, from the coding sequence ATGCAAAAGATAAGTCGGATAACTGTTTTTTTCGTGCTCACTATAATAATGATATCGTGCGGTGGACCAATCACAGAGAAGCCACCAACAACAGAATTACCCAACACCAAAATAACCCGCCACCCGGAGCCTGTGGATTATAGCGATCTATCTATATACACTGAGCATCCTGTCTATGATCCAAACTCAACAGACCCATGGCAAGTGGACCTTCGCTCATCAGACCTGACCAAACTTGATCTTTCATATTCTCAAGAAGCCCTTTCATATGCAACCTTTGACAGCAAAACGAAATGGCCAACGGCAGGCAAAATGCCAGCAGGTTTCAACTGGCAAGAGATCATGGAACTGGGAAAAGACCCGGGGCTGGGAATACGATCTCTACATGATGCGGGAATCACCGGCAAAGATGTCGGCATTGCAATCATTGACCAAACACTGCTGGTTGACCATATCGAATATAAGGACAATATCCGAGTTTACGAAGAATGCGATGATATTACCGGAGGATGGTTGGAAGTCCAGATGCATGGGCCTGCCGTCGCATCCATCGCTGTAGGAAAAACAACAGGTGTAGCACCTGATGCCGATCTATACTATATTGCCACCGGGGACTGCGGAGGCTCAACAGGTATAGAAGACCTGGATTTTTCATGCCGCGCAAAAGCCATCCAACGTATCGTGGAAATAAACAAAAATTTGCCAGCAAACAAAAAAATTCGCGTACTTTCAATGTCCATCGGCTGGGTTCCAGAGAGTAAAGGCTACAACGAAATCAAAGCCGCCTTAAACGAAGCAAAAAAAGAAGGTATTTTTGTGATTAGCTCAAGCCTTGATCTAACCTATGGTTTACATTTCCAAGGACTCGGACGCACCCCACTAAACGATCCAAATCAGCCCAAGTCTTATAGTCCTGGGCTTTGGTGGGAAAAAGACTTCTTTGACGGAATGCGATTGAACTTCCAATCCGGGGGCACATTAAGGCAAACATTACTTGTCCCCATGGACTCACGCACTACAGCCAGCCCTACCGGTGTCAATGATTACGCCTTCTATCGTCAAGGTGGTTGGAGTTGGTCAATCCCATACTTGGCCGGGATATATGCTCTAACCGCACAAGTAAAACCAGATATCACCCCTGAAGAGTTCTGGGAAACCGCCCTCAATACCGGCGAAACAATTCAAATACAACACGCGGACAAAGAGTACGAGTTTGGAGTCATTCTTAATCCCCAAGCCTTGATCGATGCGTTAAAAAGCAAATAA
- a CDS encoding fasciclin domain-containing protein: MKRFSVLTMLLTVTALVLAACAPAATPTEAPPQPTATAMPEPTATPEPVLKDIVDTAVADERFSTLVAAVQAAGLVETLKGEGPFTVFAPTNDAFAKLPAGTLDELLKPENKQALTDILLYHVVSGKVMAADVTGLTSATTVLGKDVAIKVDMGNVYINDAQVVITDIETSNGVIHVIDSVLLPPAEEGAMTENTIVDVAIADGRFKTLAAALTAAELVETLKGEGPFTVFAPTDDAFAALPAGTLDDLLKPENKQALTDILLYHVVSGKVMAADVVGLTSAPTVLGKDITITVKDGKVFLNDTVQVIITDVEASNGVIHVIDAVLLPPQ; this comes from the coding sequence ATGAAACGTTTTAGTGTTCTTACGATGCTTTTGACTGTAACCGCCCTGGTTTTGGCCGCTTGTGCGCCTGCCGCCACCCCTACCGAAGCGCCGCCTCAACCAACCGCAACCGCCATGCCCGAACCAACCGCCACTCCTGAGCCTGTGCTCAAGGATATTGTGGACACCGCCGTTGCGGATGAACGCTTTTCCACTCTCGTAGCCGCTGTTCAAGCTGCCGGGCTTGTAGAAACCCTCAAGGGTGAAGGTCCTTTCACCGTGTTCGCCCCCACAAATGACGCTTTCGCCAAACTCCCCGCAGGCACGCTGGATGAATTGCTCAAGCCCGAAAACAAACAGGCTTTGACCGATATCCTGCTCTACCATGTAGTTTCTGGCAAGGTAATGGCCGCCGACGTGACAGGCCTCACCAGCGCCACCACTGTTCTTGGCAAGGATGTTGCCATCAAGGTTGACATGGGCAATGTGTACATCAATGATGCCCAGGTTGTGATCACTGATATTGAGACATCCAATGGTGTGATCCATGTGATCGACTCGGTCCTGTTACCCCCCGCTGAAGAGGGCGCCATGACGGAAAATACCATTGTGGATGTGGCGATTGCTGATGGTCGTTTCAAGACCCTTGCGGCCGCATTGACAGCCGCCGAGCTTGTTGAAACTCTCAAGGGTGAAGGTCCGTTCACTGTGTTCGCCCCCACTGATGATGCTTTTGCCGCTCTGCCCGCTGGCACATTGGATGACCTGCTCAAGCCAGAGAATAAGCAAGCCCTGACCGACATTCTGCTCTACCATGTCGTATCTGGCAAGGTAATGGCCGCTGATGTAGTTGGCCTCACCAGCGCCCCGACAGTTTTAGGCAAGGATATTACGATCACGGTCAAGGATGGCAAGGTGTTCCTGAATGACACAGTGCAAGTCATCATTACCGATGTTGAAGCGTCCAACGGCGTGATCCATGTCATTGATGCGGTTCTCCTCCCGCCTCAATAA